In Saccharothrix syringae, the following are encoded in one genomic region:
- a CDS encoding Imm1 family immunity protein — protein sequence MSFTAVWPISDPRDSDAADSLTAGGPEDVEALVNRLAEPGAGAAVLEHLDRETMTDTEGLLGAPGATRMPDHDVVVAVRDGYGYLVYTDVEHDTATLEGAPESPGYHSEYVEYPDGSGVPVEVLTAALKDFLATAQRPTCVEWREI from the coding sequence ATGAGCTTCACGGCCGTGTGGCCGATCTCCGACCCCCGCGACTCCGACGCCGCCGACAGCCTGACCGCAGGCGGGCCGGAGGACGTGGAAGCCCTGGTGAACCGCCTGGCTGAGCCGGGTGCGGGCGCAGCGGTGCTGGAACACCTCGACCGGGAGACCATGACCGACACCGAGGGCCTGCTGGGCGCGCCGGGTGCCACCCGGATGCCGGACCACGACGTGGTGGTGGCCGTCCGCGACGGCTACGGATACCTGGTGTACACCGACGTCGAGCACGACACCGCGACCCTGGAGGGCGCACCCGAGTCCCCTGGGTACCACTCCGAGTACGTTGAATATCCGGATGGCTCGGGCGTGCCGGTCGAGGTGCTGACCGCCGCGCTGAAGGACTTCCTGGCCACCGCGCAGCGCCCCACCTGCGTGGAGTGGCGGGAGATCTGA
- a CDS encoding glycosyltransferase family 2 protein produces the protein MSNPRTTVVVVTWRGRDHITACLDGLARQRPHRTLVVDNASDDGTAALVAAHPSRPEALRLPGNVGYAGGLAAALPHVTTEYVAWLNDDAVPEDGWLAALEDALDAAPRAAAATSSMLLADGSTQSAGVRLTADGHGADLVLAGREVFGFCGGAALVRRAALVEAGGVPESFFCYYEDTDTAWRLRLNGHGVLSVGPARVRHRHGASTKPGSRPFHRWNERNRLLTLLRCAPAAVAVRELARFTAITALLPTRRNRPDAENFRVGLRVLVLLEVLARLPATLVQRARIGKRAAVPRHDVWREWAGR, from the coding sequence GTGTCGAACCCCCGGACGACGGTGGTCGTGGTGACGTGGCGCGGCCGCGACCACATCACCGCGTGCCTGGACGGCCTGGCCCGCCAACGTCCACATCGGACACTGGTGGTGGACAACGCCTCCGACGACGGCACCGCGGCCCTGGTCGCCGCCCACCCCAGCCGCCCGGAGGCCCTGCGCCTGCCGGGGAACGTGGGCTACGCGGGCGGCCTGGCCGCCGCGCTGCCGCACGTGACCACCGAGTACGTGGCCTGGCTCAACGACGACGCCGTGCCCGAGGACGGCTGGCTGGCCGCCCTGGAGGACGCCCTCGACGCCGCGCCGCGCGCCGCCGCCGCGACCTCGTCGATGCTGCTCGCCGACGGCTCGACCCAGTCCGCGGGCGTCCGCCTGACCGCCGACGGCCACGGCGCGGACCTGGTGCTCGCGGGCCGCGAGGTGTTCGGCTTCTGCGGTGGCGCGGCCCTGGTCAGGCGCGCGGCCCTGGTCGAGGCGGGCGGCGTCCCGGAGAGCTTCTTCTGCTACTACGAGGACACCGACACCGCCTGGCGGCTGCGCCTGAACGGCCACGGGGTGCTGTCGGTGGGCCCGGCCCGGGTCCGCCACCGGCACGGCGCGAGCACGAAGCCCGGCTCCCGCCCGTTCCACCGCTGGAACGAGCGCAACCGCCTGCTCACCCTGCTCCGCTGCGCCCCGGCGGCGGTGGCGGTCCGGGAACTGGCGCGGTTCACCGCGATCACCGCCCTGCTGCCGACCCGCCGGAACCGCCCGGACGCGGAGAACTTCCGGGTGGGGCTGCGCGTCCTGGTGCTGCTGGAGGTGCTGGCGCGGCTGCCCGCGACGCTGGTGCAGCGGGCGCGGATCGGCAAGCGGGCGGCGGTGCCCCGGCACGACGTGTGGCGGGAGTGGGCGGGCCGGTAG
- a CDS encoding glycosyltransferase family 4 protein, whose amino-acid sequence MPNLVVLTEQLLAPVPGGTGRYTRELAAALARTAPGGWTVTGAVSRQADVSAAVVPGVEGPRVLPLPRRALIAAWERGVPYWPGGDSVHACTPLAPPRGRVVVTVHDTVPWTHPETLTPRGVAWHRRAIGRAVARAGAVVVPTSAVAEELRRCAPGPVPLHVVHNGVTPLPDEEPVDVPPRYALAVGTVEPRKGFDLLVAATAEVGLPLVVVGPPGWGGVDLRAPHVTLLGRLGDAELAYVLRRAAVLAAPSLAEGFGLPVVEAMAAGVPVVHSDAPALVEVAGGAGVAVPRGDRAALAAALRSVVTDEALATRLAAAGRVRARAFTWDDAAREVWAVHLGLFR is encoded by the coding sequence GTGCCGAACCTCGTGGTGCTGACCGAGCAGTTGCTGGCCCCCGTGCCCGGCGGGACCGGGCGCTACACGCGCGAGCTGGCCGCCGCGCTGGCCCGGACCGCGCCGGGCGGCTGGACCGTGACCGGGGCCGTGAGCAGGCAGGCGGACGTCTCGGCGGCGGTGGTGCCCGGCGTCGAGGGGCCGCGGGTGCTGCCGCTGCCGCGGCGGGCGTTGATCGCGGCGTGGGAGCGCGGCGTGCCGTACTGGCCGGGCGGCGACTCGGTGCACGCCTGCACGCCCCTGGCGCCGCCGCGCGGGCGGGTCGTGGTCACCGTGCACGACACCGTGCCCTGGACCCACCCGGAGACGCTGACCCCGCGCGGGGTGGCGTGGCACCGGCGCGCGATCGGGCGGGCGGTGGCGCGGGCGGGCGCGGTCGTGGTGCCGACCTCGGCGGTGGCCGAGGAGCTGCGCCGGTGCGCGCCCGGACCCGTGCCGCTGCACGTGGTGCACAACGGCGTGACGCCGCTGCCGGACGAGGAGCCGGTGGACGTGCCGCCGCGGTACGCGCTGGCCGTGGGCACGGTCGAGCCGCGCAAGGGGTTCGACCTGCTGGTCGCGGCGACCGCCGAGGTGGGCCTGCCGCTGGTGGTCGTCGGGCCGCCGGGGTGGGGCGGGGTGGACCTGCGGGCGCCGCACGTGACGCTGCTCGGCCGGTTGGGCGACGCGGAGCTGGCCTACGTCCTGCGCCGGGCGGCGGTGCTGGCCGCGCCGAGCCTGGCCGAGGGCTTCGGCCTGCCGGTGGTGGAGGCCATGGCGGCCGGGGTGCCGGTGGTGCACTCCGACGCGCCCGCGCTGGTCGAGGTGGCGGGCGGCGCGGGCGTGGCGGTGCCGCGCGGCGACCGGGCGGCGCTGGCGGCGGCGTTGCGCTCGGTGGTGACCGACGAGGCGTTGGCCACACGGCTGGCCGCCGCCGGTCGGGTCCGGGCAAGGGCTTTCACCTGGGACGACGCCGCGCGCGAGGTCTGGGCGGTGCACCTGGGGCTGTTTCGTTAA
- a CDS encoding glycosyltransferase family 2 protein, whose protein sequence is MTRYGDGLAVVTVTYSPGETLDAFLTTLASATTRPLSVVLADNGSTDGVPERAAAAHEHVTFLPTGGNLGYGAAANRGVASLPDSVGWVVVANPDLSWGPGSLDLLLEAAKRWPRGGAFGPLIREPSGAVYPSARLLPSLGRGLGHALFAHVWPGNPWSRAYRQAEAPPEERTAGWLSGSCLLMRREAFDSVDGFDPRYFMYFEDVDLGDRLGRAGWLNVYVPEAEVVHIGGHSTQRASARMLAAHHHSAYRYLADRHRGPAWAPLMLAVKTGLTLRQKLLTR, encoded by the coding sequence GTGACGCGCTACGGAGACGGGCTGGCGGTCGTGACCGTCACCTACTCGCCCGGTGAGACCCTGGACGCCTTCCTGACCACGCTGGCCTCGGCGACCACCCGGCCGCTGTCGGTGGTGCTGGCGGACAACGGTTCCACCGACGGCGTGCCGGAGCGCGCCGCCGCGGCGCACGAGCACGTGACGTTCCTGCCGACCGGCGGGAACCTCGGCTACGGCGCGGCGGCCAACCGGGGCGTGGCCTCGCTGCCGGACTCGGTCGGGTGGGTCGTGGTGGCCAACCCGGACCTGTCCTGGGGACCGGGCAGCCTGGACCTGCTGCTGGAGGCGGCCAAGCGGTGGCCGCGCGGCGGCGCGTTCGGGCCGCTGATCCGGGAGCCCTCCGGCGCGGTCTACCCGTCCGCCCGCCTGCTGCCGTCCCTGGGGCGCGGCCTGGGGCACGCCCTGTTCGCGCACGTCTGGCCGGGCAACCCGTGGTCGCGGGCCTACCGGCAGGCGGAGGCGCCCCCGGAGGAGCGCACCGCCGGCTGGCTGTCCGGCTCGTGCCTGCTGATGCGCCGCGAGGCGTTCGACTCGGTGGACGGGTTCGACCCGCGCTACTTCATGTACTTCGAGGACGTGGACCTGGGCGACCGCCTGGGCCGCGCGGGCTGGCTCAACGTCTACGTGCCCGAGGCGGAGGTGGTCCACATCGGCGGCCACTCCACCCAGCGCGCCTCGGCCCGCATGCTGGCCGCCCACCACCACAGCGCCTACCGCTACCTGGCCGACCGCCACCGCGGCCCGGCCTGGGCCCCCCTCATGCTGGCCGTGAAAACCGGCCTCACCCTCCGCCAAAAACTCCTGACCCGCTAA
- a CDS encoding DUF4396 domain-containing protein → MRATWSMAASATLHCLTGCAIGEVLGMVVGTALGLPDWGTVVLAVALAFFFGYLITLRRVLGFGLDPKAALKLALAADTVSIAVMEVVDNAVMVAVPGAMTAGVASPLFWGALAFSLAVAFVLTVPVNRWLIGRGKGHAVMHHVHAH, encoded by the coding sequence ATGAGAGCAACCTGGTCGATGGCCGCCTCGGCCACCCTGCACTGCCTCACCGGCTGCGCGATCGGCGAAGTCCTCGGCATGGTCGTCGGCACCGCGCTCGGCCTGCCCGACTGGGGCACCGTGGTGCTCGCCGTCGCGCTCGCCTTCTTCTTCGGCTACCTGATCACCCTGCGCCGGGTGCTCGGGTTCGGCCTGGACCCCAAGGCGGCGCTGAAGCTCGCCCTGGCCGCCGACACGGTCTCGATCGCGGTCATGGAGGTGGTCGACAACGCGGTCATGGTGGCCGTGCCCGGCGCGATGACCGCGGGGGTGGCGAGCCCGCTGTTCTGGGGCGCGCTGGCGTTCTCGTTGGCCGTGGCGTTCGTGCTGACCGTGCCGGTCAACCGGTGGCTGATCGGGCGCGGCAAGGGGCACGCGGTTATGCACCACGTCCACGCCCACTAG
- a CDS encoding CU044_2847 family protein — protein MTEYVEVRTEDGELVPFELDGEYDGPVRAGRRWDKVQETLEQGVERARHVARAVAERIGDMPPPRPDKVAVEIGLKAGVSGAFGIAKSSTEAHIKITVEWHRDTPLPGQPAEDGESTPDGEVATGE, from the coding sequence GTGACCGAGTACGTTGAGGTGCGCACCGAGGACGGCGAGCTGGTGCCGTTCGAGCTGGACGGCGAGTACGACGGCCCCGTCCGCGCCGGCCGGCGCTGGGACAAGGTGCAGGAGACCCTGGAGCAGGGCGTCGAGCGGGCCCGGCACGTCGCCCGCGCGGTGGCCGAGCGGATCGGGGACATGCCACCGCCGCGGCCGGACAAGGTGGCCGTGGAGATCGGGCTCAAGGCCGGGGTGAGCGGGGCGTTCGGCATCGCCAAGTCCTCCACCGAGGCGCACATCAAGATCACCGTCGAGTGGCACCGGGACACCCCGCTGCCCGGCCAACCGGCGGAGGACGGTGAGTCCACACCCGACGGCGAGGTGGCTACCGGGGAGTAG
- a CDS encoding SdpI family protein: MGSQAPAWVTALLFAAQVLLAACLFTMAHLGARGKLPRNPFFGLRTGRAQAGDDVWRHVHRRAAPLAYAAVAAVLVGLVAMALADGAGLLVALLVTDAAVGVLLVLATWRGHRDLPTG; encoded by the coding sequence ATGGGATCGCAAGCACCGGCGTGGGTCACCGCCCTCCTCTTCGCCGCCCAGGTGCTGCTGGCGGCGTGCCTGTTCACGATGGCCCACCTCGGCGCCCGCGGGAAGCTGCCGCGCAACCCCTTCTTCGGCCTGCGCACCGGCCGGGCGCAGGCCGGTGACGACGTCTGGCGGCACGTCCACCGCCGAGCGGCGCCCCTCGCGTACGCCGCGGTCGCCGCGGTGCTCGTCGGGCTGGTCGCCATGGCCCTGGCCGACGGCGCGGGCCTCCTGGTCGCCCTGCTGGTCACCGACGCGGCCGTGGGCGTGCTGCTCGTCCTGGCCACCTGGCGCGGCCACCGCGACCTGCCCACCGGCTGA
- a CDS encoding glycosyltransferase, giving the protein MELGTLPDVSVVVVNYRGAEDTTTCLRALYGELDYPADKLQVVVVDNASGDGSAERIRAAEPRAEVVEAPANLGFAGGCNLGVEHARGTVVAFLNNDARPHRDWLRAAVRVLRAEPSVGAVASKVLDWEGGSIDFVDGGLTWFGMGYKRHAGQPDDGSHDAPRDVLFGTGSALVARASVFRELGGFDDRFFMFYEDVDLGWRMNLRGWRVRYEPASLTYHRHHASMSQVDSSRELYLLERNALAALYKNFSDETLARVLPAALALVVRRATARGEIDPTQLEITRRPADPADDRAPVPVAREALAGFLAVDQFVELLPSLAESRQVEQAARRVPDADVVPLMRKALEPAYPLPRYLAAHDVLVDVFGLDEVFGRPRRVLVLTGDVISERMAGPAIRAWHMADVLAGEHEVRLVTVNPVCDPPEAPFSVLRVTRRDLGEHVDWADVVVLQGHGLEFAPKLKEAASTKVVVCDVYDPMHLELLEQSRDDTDEKRAADLAGVTRVLNNQLKRGDFFLCASERQRHFWLGHLAALGRLTPSLYDHDRTTRSLIAEVPFGLPGKPPQRTGPGLRAALGLPASDKVVLWAGGVYSWFDPLTLVRAVDRLRDRRPDVRLVFLGMKHPNPEVPDMGITGETRSLARRLDLVGSHVFFNETWVPYHDRQNWLLDADAGVTTHYEHVETTFAFRTRVLDYLWAGLPIVTTDGDAFAELVRREGLGVVVPSEDSEALADALEKVLYDADFAAACGDRIAVVRERFTWENVLAPLVEFCRNPRPAADRLPGSAHLVPDRVLGRRDRVLRDVRLVREYLGAGGPGEVARRATGRVLKKLRGHG; this is encoded by the coding sequence GTGGAGCTAGGGACCCTGCCTGACGTATCGGTGGTCGTGGTCAACTACCGCGGCGCCGAGGACACCACGACCTGCCTGCGCGCCTTGTACGGGGAGCTGGACTACCCCGCGGACAAGCTCCAGGTCGTGGTGGTCGACAACGCCTCGGGCGACGGGAGCGCGGAGCGCATCCGGGCCGCCGAGCCGCGGGCGGAGGTCGTGGAGGCGCCGGCCAACCTCGGCTTCGCCGGCGGCTGCAACCTGGGGGTCGAGCACGCCCGCGGCACCGTCGTGGCGTTCCTGAACAACGACGCCCGGCCCCACCGGGACTGGCTGCGCGCCGCCGTGCGGGTGCTGCGCGCCGAGCCGTCCGTGGGCGCGGTGGCCAGCAAGGTGCTCGACTGGGAGGGCGGGTCGATCGACTTCGTCGACGGCGGCCTCACCTGGTTCGGCATGGGCTACAAGCGCCACGCCGGGCAGCCCGACGACGGCAGCCACGACGCGCCGCGCGACGTGCTGTTCGGCACCGGGTCGGCGCTGGTGGCGCGGGCCTCGGTGTTCCGCGAGCTGGGCGGGTTCGACGACCGGTTCTTCATGTTCTACGAGGACGTGGACCTGGGCTGGCGGATGAACCTGCGCGGCTGGCGCGTCCGCTACGAGCCGGCCTCCCTGACCTACCACCGGCACCACGCCTCGATGTCCCAAGTGGACAGCAGCCGTGAGCTGTACCTGTTGGAGCGCAACGCGTTGGCCGCGCTCTACAAGAACTTCTCCGACGAGACGCTGGCCCGGGTGCTGCCCGCCGCGCTGGCGCTGGTGGTCCGCCGGGCGACCGCGCGCGGCGAGATCGACCCGACCCAGCTGGAGATCACCCGACGCCCGGCGGACCCCGCCGACGACCGCGCGCCCGTGCCGGTGGCGCGGGAGGCGCTGGCCGGGTTCCTGGCCGTCGACCAGTTCGTCGAGCTGCTGCCGTCGCTGGCCGAGTCGCGGCAGGTCGAGCAGGCCGCGCGGCGCGTGCCGGACGCCGACGTCGTGCCGCTGATGCGCAAGGCGCTGGAGCCCGCGTACCCGCTGCCCCGCTACCTGGCCGCGCACGACGTGCTGGTGGACGTGTTCGGGCTGGACGAGGTGTTCGGCCGGCCGCGCCGGGTGCTGGTGCTCACCGGTGACGTGATCTCCGAGCGGATGGCGGGACCGGCGATCCGGGCCTGGCACATGGCCGACGTGCTGGCCGGCGAGCACGAGGTGCGGCTGGTCACGGTCAACCCGGTGTGCGACCCGCCCGAGGCACCGTTCAGCGTGCTGCGGGTGACGCGGCGCGACCTGGGCGAGCACGTCGACTGGGCGGACGTGGTGGTGCTCCAGGGCCACGGCCTGGAGTTCGCGCCGAAGCTGAAGGAGGCGGCCTCCACCAAGGTCGTGGTCTGCGACGTCTACGACCCGATGCACCTGGAGCTGCTGGAGCAGAGCCGCGACGACACCGACGAGAAGCGGGCCGCCGACCTGGCCGGCGTCACCCGCGTGCTGAACAACCAGCTCAAGCGCGGCGACTTCTTCCTGTGCGCCTCGGAGCGGCAGCGGCACTTCTGGCTGGGCCACCTGGCCGCGCTGGGCCGGCTCACGCCGTCGCTCTACGACCACGACCGCACCACGCGGTCGCTGATCGCCGAGGTCCCGTTCGGCCTGCCCGGCAAGCCGCCGCAGCGCACCGGGCCCGGGCTGCGGGCGGCGCTGGGCCTGCCCGCGTCGGACAAGGTGGTGCTGTGGGCGGGCGGCGTCTACAGCTGGTTCGACCCGCTGACCCTGGTGCGCGCGGTGGACCGGCTGCGGGACCGCCGCCCGGACGTGCGGCTGGTGTTCCTCGGCATGAAGCACCCCAACCCCGAGGTGCCGGACATGGGCATCACCGGCGAGACCCGGTCGCTGGCCAGGCGGCTGGACCTGGTCGGGTCGCACGTGTTCTTCAACGAGACGTGGGTGCCCTACCACGACCGGCAGAACTGGCTGCTGGACGCGGACGCGGGCGTGACCACGCACTACGAGCACGTGGAGACCACGTTCGCGTTCCGCACCCGGGTGCTGGACTACCTGTGGGCGGGCCTGCCGATCGTCACCACCGACGGCGACGCGTTCGCCGAGCTGGTGCGCCGCGAAGGGCTGGGCGTGGTGGTGCCGTCCGAGGACTCGGAGGCGCTGGCCGACGCGCTGGAGAAGGTGCTCTACGACGCCGACTTCGCGGCCGCCTGCGGTGACCGGATCGCCGTGGTGCGGGAGCGGTTCACCTGGGAGAACGTGCTCGCGCCGCTGGTCGAGTTCTGCCGCAACCCGCGGCCGGCCGCCGACCGGCTGCCCGGGTCGGCGCACCTGGTGCCCGACCGGGTGCTGGGCAGGCGCGACCGGGTGCTGCGGGACGTCCGGCTGGTCCGCGAGTACCTGGGCGCGGGCGGGCCGGGCGAGGTGGCGCGCCGCGCGACCGGGCGGGTGCTCAAGAAGCTGCGCGGCCATGGGTAG
- a CDS encoding glycosyltransferase family 4 protein: MLIDATAVPTDRGGVGRYVDSLVAALDADGTRLSVVCQPRDAELYAALAPNSRVVPATEAVATRTARLTWEQTTLPRLVNRLGVAVVHSPHYTVPLANRAASVVTLHDATFFTDAVLHSSVKARFFRAWTRASLRRAELCVVPSRATADELARVAGADRRRLHIAPHGVDAERFHPPSPEEVADVRRLLALGSAPYVAFLGALEPRKNVPALIRGFAQACRGRANPPALVLAGQPGWDNQVERALDAVPHRVRVIRAGYLPFGSLSGFLGGAEVVAYPSLGEGFGLPVLEAMACGAAVLTTRRLSLPEVGGDAVAYCGVGAGDIAAALGELLDAPVRRDELAAAALVRAKDFSWATSAAQHRLAYERALRAHRAR; encoded by the coding sequence GTGCTGATCGACGCCACCGCCGTGCCCACCGACCGGGGTGGCGTCGGGCGGTACGTGGACTCCCTGGTGGCCGCGCTGGACGCGGACGGGACCCGGCTGAGCGTGGTGTGCCAGCCGCGGGACGCCGAGCTCTACGCGGCGCTGGCGCCGAACTCGCGGGTCGTGCCGGCGACCGAGGCCGTGGCCACCCGCACCGCCCGGCTGACCTGGGAGCAGACCACGCTGCCGCGCCTGGTGAACCGGCTGGGCGTGGCCGTGGTGCACTCGCCGCACTACACCGTGCCGCTGGCCAACCGCGCGGCGTCGGTGGTGACGCTGCACGACGCGACCTTCTTCACCGACGCGGTGCTGCACTCCTCGGTGAAGGCGCGGTTCTTCCGGGCCTGGACGCGGGCCTCGCTGCGGCGCGCGGAGCTGTGCGTGGTGCCGTCCCGGGCGACCGCGGACGAGCTGGCGCGCGTGGCCGGGGCCGACCGGCGCAGGCTGCACATCGCCCCGCACGGGGTGGACGCCGAGCGGTTCCACCCGCCCTCGCCCGAGGAGGTCGCGGACGTCCGGCGGCTGCTGGCGCTGGGCAGCGCGCCGTACGTGGCGTTCCTGGGCGCGCTGGAGCCGCGCAAGAACGTGCCCGCGCTGATCCGGGGGTTCGCGCAGGCGTGCCGGGGGCGGGCGAACCCGCCCGCGCTGGTGCTGGCCGGGCAGCCCGGGTGGGACAACCAGGTGGAGCGGGCGCTGGACGCCGTGCCGCACCGCGTCCGGGTGATCCGGGCGGGCTACCTGCCGTTCGGGTCGCTGTCGGGGTTCCTGGGCGGCGCGGAGGTGGTGGCCTACCCGTCGCTGGGCGAGGGGTTCGGGCTGCCCGTGCTGGAGGCCATGGCCTGCGGCGCGGCCGTGCTGACCACCCGGCGGCTGAGCCTGCCCGAGGTCGGCGGCGACGCGGTGGCGTACTGCGGTGTGGGCGCGGGCGACATCGCGGCCGCGCTGGGCGAGCTGCTGGACGCCCCGGTCCGGCGCGACGAGCTGGCGGCGGCGGCCCTGGTGCGCGCGAAGGACTTCTCCTGGGCCACGTCGGCGGCCCAGCACCGGCTGGCCTACGAGCGGGCCCTCCGGGCGCACCGCGCCCGCTGA
- the rfbD gene encoding dTDP-4-dehydrorhamnose reductase, translated as MALALLVPGGRGQLGRDLVAAAPADGLVHAPSSAELDLTDEGAVADAVAAFAANARDSGLRPVVVNAAAYTAVDAAETDEARAFEVNAAGPERLARRCAEHGVPLLHVSTDYVFPGDGTRPYEPDDETGPQSAYGRTKLAGEQRVLAAWDRAWVVRTAWLYGEHGPNFVKTMARLASERDTLSVVDDQLGSPTWSLDLARGLVSLASLVARGATPCRVLHATNGGEVTWCGFARAVFAELGLDPARVRPCTTDEFPRPARRPAYSVLSGKAWEEAGLAPLRHWREALSAAVAARAVP; from the coding sequence ATGGCGCTCGCGCTCCTGGTGCCCGGCGGCCGCGGCCAGCTCGGGCGGGACCTGGTGGCCGCGGCGCCCGCCGACGGGCTGGTGCACGCGCCGTCGTCGGCGGAGCTGGACCTGACCGACGAGGGCGCGGTGGCGGACGCGGTGGCGGCCTTCGCGGCCAACGCCCGCGACAGCGGCCTGCGGCCGGTGGTCGTGAACGCGGCGGCCTACACCGCCGTGGACGCGGCGGAGACCGACGAGGCCCGTGCGTTCGAGGTGAACGCGGCCGGGCCCGAGCGGCTGGCGCGGCGGTGCGCCGAGCACGGCGTGCCGCTGCTGCACGTGTCCACCGACTACGTCTTCCCGGGCGACGGCACCCGGCCGTACGAGCCGGACGACGAGACCGGGCCGCAGTCGGCGTACGGGCGCACGAAGCTCGCGGGCGAGCAGCGGGTGCTCGCGGCGTGGGACCGGGCGTGGGTGGTGCGCACCGCGTGGCTCTACGGCGAGCACGGCCCGAACTTCGTCAAGACCATGGCGCGCTTGGCATCCGAGCGCGACACGCTGTCCGTTGTGGACGACCAGCTCGGTTCGCCGACGTGGTCGCTGGACCTGGCGCGCGGGCTGGTCTCGCTGGCGTCGCTGGTCGCCCGGGGCGCCACGCCGTGCCGGGTGCTGCACGCCACCAACGGCGGCGAGGTCACCTGGTGCGGGTTCGCGCGGGCGGTGTTCGCCGAGCTGGGCCTGGACCCGGCGCGGGTGCGGCCGTGCACCACGGACGAGTTCCCGCGGCCCGCGCGGCGGCCCGCGTACTCGGTGCTGTCGGGCAAGGCGTGGGAGGAGGCCGGCCTGGCGCCGCTGCGGCACTGGCGGGAAGCGCTGTCCGCGGCGGTGGCGGCACGGGCGGTGCCCTGA
- a CDS encoding glycosyltransferase family 4 protein — MGRPLKVLIDGTPLLGQRTGIGRYTAALAEELASMPDEVDVRAVAFTLRGWRALRTVLPHDVVARGLPVPARLLRRFWLRGPFPPVEFLAGPTDVMHATNFVLPPALRAGGVVTIHDLAFLDAPGDLPPSDRRLPELVQRSASRADVVCTPTAAVAAVVTERLGVPPEKIVVTPLGVDPAWFAARPPAPALRSRLGLPGEYLLFVGAGGPRKGLGTLVAAHASRPSLPPLVLAGPGARAADDRVLRTGYLNDVDLRSVVAGAAALVLPSRDEGFGLPVLEALACNVPVVCTDVPALQEVANGYAAHVPVGDVEALAQAMADAVETPATAADQAARRAHAAEFTWHRTAERTVAAYRLAAGR, encoded by the coding sequence ATGGGTAGGCCGCTGAAGGTGCTGATCGACGGCACGCCGCTGCTCGGGCAGCGGACCGGCATCGGCCGCTACACCGCGGCGCTGGCCGAGGAGCTGGCGTCCATGCCGGACGAGGTGGACGTACGGGCGGTGGCGTTCACCCTGCGCGGGTGGCGCGCGCTGCGGACCGTGCTGCCGCACGACGTGGTGGCGCGGGGCCTGCCGGTGCCGGCGCGGCTGCTGCGGCGGTTCTGGCTGCGCGGGCCGTTCCCGCCGGTGGAGTTCCTGGCCGGGCCGACCGACGTGATGCACGCGACGAACTTCGTGCTGCCGCCCGCGCTGCGGGCCGGCGGCGTGGTGACCATCCACGACCTGGCGTTCCTGGACGCGCCCGGCGACCTGCCGCCGTCGGACCGGCGGCTGCCGGAGCTGGTGCAGCGGTCGGCCTCGCGCGCCGACGTGGTGTGCACGCCGACCGCCGCGGTGGCGGCGGTGGTGACCGAGCGGCTGGGCGTGCCGCCGGAGAAGATCGTGGTGACGCCGCTGGGCGTCGACCCGGCGTGGTTCGCGGCCCGGCCGCCGGCGCCCGCGCTGCGGTCGCGCCTGGGGCTGCCGGGCGAGTACCTGCTGTTCGTCGGCGCGGGCGGGCCGCGCAAGGGCCTGGGCACGCTGGTGGCGGCGCACGCCTCGCGGCCGTCCCTGCCGCCGCTGGTGCTGGCCGGGCCGGGCGCGCGGGCGGCCGACGACCGGGTGCTGCGCACCGGGTACCTCAACGACGTGGACCTGCGCAGCGTGGTCGCGGGCGCGGCGGCGCTGGTGCTGCCGTCGCGCGACGAGGGCTTCGGGCTGCCGGTGCTGGAAGCGCTGGCGTGCAACGTGCCGGTGGTCTGCACGGACGTGCCCGCGCTCCAGGAGGTCGCCAACGGGTACGCCGCGCACGTGCCGGTGGGCGACGTCGAGGCGCTGGCGCAGGCCATGGCCGACGCGGTGGAGACCCCGGCGACGGCGGCCGACCAGGCCGCGCGGCGAGCGCACGCGGCGGAGTTCACGTGGCACCGGACGGCGGAGCGGACGGTGGCGGCCTACCGGCTCGCGGCCGGGCGGTGA